Proteins found in one Syntrophales bacterium genomic segment:
- a CDS encoding DUF4398 domain-containing protein — MKRNIVSRYVATGLAGIGVFMAIGCATTDTVSSRFPQLQENINAAKAADAEVYAPTPLKSAEAKLEAAKSAVAAKDMVSANKLVDEAMVDADYARAMAPTEKAKNAAMKLREAIQVVRDEIKKMPAAK, encoded by the coding sequence ATGAAGAGAAATATTGTTTCGCGATATGTCGCAACAGGACTGGCTGGCATAGGCGTGTTCATGGCAATCGGGTGCGCAACAACTGATACAGTCAGCTCACGTTTCCCCCAACTGCAAGAGAATATCAACGCCGCCAAAGCGGCTGATGCTGAAGTGTATGCACCAACTCCTCTCAAGTCGGCTGAGGCCAAGCTGGAGGCAGCCAAATCGGCTGTTGCGGCCAAGGATATGGTTTCCGCCAACAAGCTTGTCGATGAGGCCATGGTGGATGCTGATTATGCAAGGGCCATGGCCCCTACTGAAAAGGCTAAGAACGCCGCAATGAAACTGCGTGAGGCCATACAGGTCGTGCGCGACGAAATCAAGAAGATGCCGGCCGCTAAATAA